In one window of Helianthus annuus cultivar XRQ/B chromosome 17, HanXRQr2.0-SUNRISE, whole genome shotgun sequence DNA:
- the LOC110925396 gene encoding putative F-box/kelch-repeat protein At1g12870, producing the protein MEKIGMEMVVDEIFSRLPAKAVDRFKILSKYFRKELSTHNFELKHSRRAGNSLKKKLLSLKYESIVVDDIVGGNLELDTSKTITFPYNIHPSYLRIISSFNGLLLVCNERILCELMLWNPTTGRFKLISDDYFNHRFDRNSDTGGMYFDQFDDLKVLHIKCCRNVGTARVYSRRLDSWRKIDFLNVSKLASSSYSWSPATYSGKTIYFMVSNYWFPPGERNIVTFDVISESFSVLCFPERMEVNPCQGHFLSISNKLHVIVVGRADELKADLYKLEHDDWVKVFSFDNPHILDYQARMQRTNIIQDKKWLITSIWGDFVEVDLCNEAFNYLQHVDNYNGPKGALFIETTVSPFEYKL; encoded by the coding sequence ATGGAAAAGATTGGCATGGAAATGGTTGTCGACGAAATTTTTTCAAGGCTCCCTGCAAAAGCTGTAGATCGATTCAAAATTCTTTCCAAATATTTTCGTAAGGAACTATCAACTCATAATTTTGAGTTGAAGCATTCTCGCCGGGCTGGAAATTCACTAAAAAAGAAACTACTGTCCTTGAAATATGAGTCGATAGTCGTCGACGATATAGTAGGTGGGAATTTGGAACTCGATACGAGCAAAACAATAACTTTCCCATACAATATCCACCCTTCCTACTTACGTATTATATCGTCTTTTAACGGTCTGTTGTTGGTTTGCAATGAAAGGATTTTATGTGAGCTCATGCTTTGGAACCCAACAACGGGCCGCTTTAAGTTGATATCCGACGACTACTTTAATCATCGTTTTGATCGTAACTCTGATACCGGTGGAATGTACTTTGACCAGTTCGATGATCTCAAAGTGCTTCACATAAAGTGTTGCCGTAACGTTGGTACTGCCCGTGTTTACTCACGACGTCTTGACTCTTGGAGAAAAATAGATTTCCTCAACGTTTCTAAACTGGCTTCATCGTCTTATTCATGGTCTCCTGCAACTTATTCCggcaaaaccatatatttcatggtttcaaattattggttTCCTCCTGGGGAGAGGAACATAGTTACTTTTGATGTTATTTCTGAATCTTTCAGCGTACTTTGTTTTCCCGAGCGTATGGAAGTCAATCCCTGTCAAGGACATTTTCTAAGCATTTCGAACAAGCTGCATGTGATTGTCGTTGGACGTGCTGATGAACTAAAGGCTGATTTGTACAAATTAGAACATGATGATTGGGTCAAGGTTTTTTCTTTCGATAACCCTCACATACTTGATTATCAGGCAAGGATGCAAAGGACAAATATAATTCAAGACAAAAAGTGGTTGATAACAAGTATTTGGGGTGATTTTGTTGAAGTTGACTTGTGCAATGAAGCTTTCAActacctccaacatgttgacaactacaacGGTCCGAAAGGGGCGTTATTTATCGAGACCACTGTTTCTCCATTCGAATATAAATTATGA